A window of Populus trichocarpa isolate Nisqually-1 chromosome 17, P.trichocarpa_v4.1, whole genome shotgun sequence genomic DNA:
GATGGAATAGTGTCGtcagtatttcacagagagttggaaaCAAATTACAGGCTTGTGTCACATTTTCCAACAGACTCACCGACGGCATTTCCGACGGCAATCACCGATGgaacttaccgacggaatagtttcgtcggtatttcacagagactttgaaaaaaattacgggCTTGTGCCACAAtttccgacggactcaccgacgaacatcaccgacggaaattacACATCCCGAAGCGCACGCCTGTCAGAGTCactattaccgacggaattgtcGGCGGTAAATTTCCGTCGGaaatttccgacggaattaccgacggataaaaacaaaaggcgGCACTTTCGAAAATTTTGGTAcgcatttcaatttatttcccGTCGGAATTACTGACGGAAATAAATGCCACCGACAACATTTAATGTTCCGTCAGTAATTCCGACGGAAAAATTGGCATATAAAACCCCCCCTCCCTTCCCCcccatttcattttttctcttggcTCTCATCTCTATTTCTTCTCCTCCCGGTTTTTAGTTTAAGTTTTGGAAGatatttgattgttttagtgatagttttcaacatattaaaaggtatgtaatggtttttctttatctttatattttttttattttaattatcattatttttttggtgttctttgttttgtgtatttttatagataaaatctaaaaatcaacactattaaggtaagcattttttattccaaaatttattttgaattcatgtattatttgttttgtatttaggaTGTTTTGTTTAGTgttattgaaatatagaattaaatttaattagtttatattaattttaggatattattgtttgtattggaataattgttattgttgactTTATGTTCTACCTGTGCCTTGCCCTCTCGCCTTCACTTTCCTTcgtttctcttccttttcgGCTCTGCTTGTTTGTCTTGGCCTCCTTGTTCTTGTTGCCTTTCTGTTCTCCCTGTGCCTTGCCCTCTCGCCTTCCCTTTCCTTcgtttctcttccttttcgGCTCTTCTTGTTTGTCTTGGCCTCCTTGTTCTTGTTGCCTTTCTGTTCTCCCTGTGCCTTGCCCTCTCTCCTTCCCTTTCCTTcgtttctcttccttttcgGCTCTTCTTGTTTGTCTTGCCCTCCTCGTTCTTGTTGCCTTTCTGTTCTCCCTGTGCCTTGCCCTCTCGCCTTCCCTTTCCTTcgtttctcttccttttcgGCTCTTCTTGTTTGTCTTGGCCTCCTTGTTCTTGTTGCCTTGGTCTCGCTCTTCGGTTGTCTCTCTGCTGTTGCTGGCGCTTATCTGGATTGTAGTTATTGTCCagattgcaggtttgaaaactgtgggtagtctccaatataggggaggtgctgccgaatttttattgatgattgaaTTCCTAATGATAttaggttgtatatatgatgttgaTGGAGATTATATGgattgtggttattgtaaatattgcaggtttgaaaactgtgggtagtctctaGTATAAAGGAGGTgctgctgaattttttttaaataattaaagttaatttatgtaataattcatatacatttgtgtagatgcgtcgaatgaaatctacagcacgtcgtcagcaGACGGTTGCAcatagttcttctagcagcgaggaggacatctccttaggtgctgatcacgacgATGCATCTGCGCCACCGTGTGATGCTTCCTCTTCTaccgcggtttcacagcgcagaagcggcgtgccttcacagcggggtcaattcacccgcaagtaccaggcacaatggaaggatgacatctcaatgtaagtttgtttaggttttagttttttttaatacttataacataatttatgaacaaataattaattttttattatttaatttcaggttcacaaacattgaggctgccagGACAATTACAATGGCGAtgaaatcgtcgatggagattccattgtttcaatggagtcaggtctccagacatcctgagtggagacctaatatcgatgcctGGTTTCGGCGATTTCAGGtaggtgttaatttttaatttccagtttatttttaataaataatttttgtaattttatatcttgtactatttttattttcaatgaattatttatatata
This region includes:
- the LOC127904530 gene encoding uncharacterized protein LOC127904530, producing MANEKVHQISASNSRETTEERDQGNKNKEAKTNKKSRKGRETKEREGERARHRENRKATRTRRARQTRRAEKEEKRRKGKERGQGTGRTERQQEQGGQDKQEEPKRKRNEGKGRREGKAQGEQKGNKNKEAKTNKQSRKGRETKESEGERARHR